A genomic segment from Drosophila miranda strain MSH22 chromosome 3, D.miranda_PacBio2.1, whole genome shotgun sequence encodes:
- the LOC108158563 gene encoding filamin-B isoform X1 — protein MDVKDIKGAKVTHAGLLKHNTDGSTETQKITHAGLVARSPEGTAAKGMNIRGNEDLWVEIQANTFRNWVNEHLRETGMQVHDWATDFCDGTCLCALVEGLQTRPLKPSWNRRPANQHHYLENATTALKSIEADHIKLVNIGNVDIINGNVKLILGLIWSLIVRYQIGRSKFPPRKLMLAWLQAALPDCKITNLTTDWNSGVNLAALLDYCQPDLFPHWRSLDPSQSVRNCTNAMNLAQREFGVPKVLEPEYLASPWLDELSGMTYLSYFMKPGGPGYNATMRWVNTQVKDPVKNFTTDWNDGRVMCEIIKGLGGSAPAPEKLSTDPFHYENNIRKAVDAGAKLGVQPILTAKDMATPEVEHLGIMAYAANLQWVPPRPPLSDLVNVYLESTSGRVGEPTHFRIDVMSRDISLSSVRCHVVPPSGQPGQTVRPNAHGEGVYVPERYGMHEIVVEIGEDSLGGHFFRVLPRQLQVAPPGMAPCALGSLVEVLVNATGAPKTEDILVTAVSPTGISHNCPLKKIDEGHSAIFKPDEAGIWEIAITYQGRHIQGGPFTCAVFDASGVSVHGLDGAMPLRAHTFEVDARGVGVSGELHVDIVHDKHSLVCSVEKIVENKYRVTFMPRQNGKYRVYIYFNGYDVKGSPFIMRVGTKGRSGKTRSSPLHESKHRSESPSMHFISTTNARHNDYRNASLSRHNTAERTNSYSPQYSPKLDTTDYHSSSSRYYKRESEENHTSTPPPPPISGSPTVKYLNSADLYTESPTGGRRDSKTSNSSSIKNDYYYDKENELYSQRRGAAKPKLTPPREERESQSSSSNSYQQRHQQLTSTMTSSLSPIPSPTLNTRSSEMHTQSPLTIKTSNQFESSTRNLSGSPRHASVSPVQRYSPNSAYITTATHRMGSPVTSTLNKNGYETTRTVEKSSSSTYKSSSNYVTDSNVRASPSLYGTAERLRRTGSPEPRIDHSSNVRVSSMKPASARRDSWDVINKTKHMLSHNSLESLANMTETQLNTELQYNRPDLDHETHRNTQYNKFALHKQQQQQQQQQQQSDYRRDSPDNAERYKPSAITVKSHSNNTYTDKSGGYTKTVKESSEHVVTESNGHGPLPSPGYGYSSLSRFRPIDGNATGARAIRVQDIPNGSIGRPVEFEIDGSKAGSGNLEILVNGGRVTSSVRSLGGQRFIASFTPHEHGTHTVQITFNGETVSGSPWHAEIMSSPGLTALGESTRLVPANTPAVFEILPPPGQSLSKGECVATVLTPNKSKLNARVTHEAANGAARIEFVPTEVGTHVIDASINGTKIAGGPLIAKVYDSSLIQVTEVNGGVVGQPCQFRVDASAAGEGQLEISINEGEVPNHVQVVGGGRCLVSFTPEQAKSHLIDIKFNGETVRGCPFVCAVADTSRVLLNLSNLELIPVNRPSSFHITVSGGGAAELAVSVRGPLGELPVRVTGDIHAGFTAEFTPTSVGGHSINVEYNGFAVQGTPFLAKSYDASKVVVGSVSRGTMGRPVQFTVDAGDAGEGNLEITISAKGQNIPTQVHPQGSARFSVSFVPTESCEHTINVSFNKMPVPGCPITVSISGGVAGPQVSLGGPGPVHQTNSFVINHNGGRLEDIEVNVEGPAGQSVPAQVHQSAEGVFKAEFVPRVVGEHRVNVTVNGLATAGSPYAAKVYDVSAIKVKNVSSGTVGKPVTFLVETSQAGPGNLEVTVNGGRVPTSAQAQGQHTYAISFTPREAESHTVELRFNSQDVPGSPFTCRVAAAARIQSPETMDKVSVGRLFEFVVESDTKPTVEVLGPARRSVPVKIDPLGSSALGYNVKFEPMEVGDHSVEVRLPGGGHVEGSPFLLKAYSAEKVIVTDIRAGVVNKSVSFGINASQAGAGNLEIIVAVNGKNVPNFVQSEGNARFKVNFKPTEAASHSLSVRFNGHPVPGSPFSCHIAAAAASPSMGLPRAMAMGECLKQAAVKMDNTFELEGFEGVEPQIFVTSPSGDNEHCQMSQHDGGSYSASFRPSTVGRHLISVTANDQHINGSPFSCNVFDVSRVSISGLEQQYGPATLGVPVTFSVDAAGAGEGTLELVVSTDSSTVKAEVVACARGLYDVTFVPQSTEPHYVNITFNEVAVDGSPFRVDIQQHTQHIQIGSLAAIDFPADDQIVEIISPDQKSVPYTINRQTAEFRTHVTGNYTLRFIDRETRQHIGSRTLCAFDPMLVKITEVGEAFCHRPASIGVSLNEAGQGDLSALVRCGATEVPHTIRGPNKAGVYEIVYQPTRVAPHKISILFNDVPISLKPLEINVLPASAGKEISVSGLGLYQARVGKTTSFAIDTVKRPAREFDVVVSGPGGQALPVRCYQTKNGHLQAEFSINKPGQCVIEVLHQSKPLPGSPFTCESFDSSKVSIQGVTKESLALHSPNSFTVRTDNAGTAELEAFAISPSNQSLPVLINEQSEGLYNVEFVPSQPGNYKLTLMYGGETIPSSPLNFTASASGMRNDARAAGHGLEVCHRNKEASFVVYCPIAPNVQIERLDEYGERIEPKIKALGNNEWRISYVILSVGKYEIRASCPNRGSLPGSPWHISCVESNKVTPVGGWGTLVDHDGRLILPARIIFEVDNAGPGKLVCSIDGIEIPVDQMSDGKMCLNITGENLAAGEHDLDLTWSGLTITQCPRSAFVTGQQAADKVQLMGRGLAAAQAGEAAHFTIDASNAPAGRPEVVLCTSQDNTSLAVSLAQPRPSENIWLASYTPQKSTTGTLTLSVKWNGRLVKGCPLTVAVGSSMDASKVIASGEGLRHGIVGKDIKSWIDTRRAGPGELTAHCAGVRKVAYCELYDHGDATFTLNIKPQEPGRHLLTIKYGGQNVPGSPFALKVAGAPDASKVRVYGPGIEHGVLATFQSRFICDTRGAGAGQLTVRVRGPKGAFRVEMQRESQKDRTILCKYDPTEPGDYRVEVKWAGEFVPGSPFPVMIFDTEEELRRFLQGI, from the exons ATGGACGTCAAAGACATAAAGGGCGCCAAGGTGACGCATGCGGGTCTTCTGAAGCACAACACCGATGGCAGCACCGAGACGCAGAAGATCACCCACGCGGGCCTGGTGGCCCGCAGCCCCGAGGGCACCGCCGCCAAGGGCATGAACATACGCGGCAACGAGGATCTCTGGGTGGAGATCCAGGCGAACACCTTCCGCAACTGGGTCAACGAGCATTTGCGCGAGACGGGAATGCAG GTCCATGACTGGGCAACGGACTTCTGCGATGGCACCTGTCTGTGCGCCCTCGTGGAGGGCCTGCAGACGCGTCCGCTGAAGCCCTCCTGGAACCGGCGGCCAGCCAACCAACATCACTATCTGGAGAACGCCACCACGGCCCTGAAATCCATCGAGGCGGACCACATCAAGCTGGTGAACATCGGCAATGTGGACATCATCAACGGGAATGTTAAGCTGATTCTCGGCCTAATCTGGTCGCTGATCGTCCGCTACCAGATCGGACGCAGCAAGTTCCCGCCCCGCAAGCTGATGCTGGCCTGGCTCCAAGCAGCACTTCCAGACTGCAAGATCACCAACCTGACCACCGACTGGAACAGCGGCGTCAATCTGGCGGCACTGCTGGACTACTGCCAGCCGGACCTGTTCCCGCACTGGCGCAGCCTCGATCCTAGTCAGAGTGTGCGCAACTGTACCAACGCCATGAACCTGGCGCAGCGCGAGTTCGGAGTGCCCAAGGTCCTGGAACCGGAATACCTGGCCTCGCCATGGCTGGACGAGTTGTCGGGCATGACGTACCTCTCGTACTTCATGAAGCCCGGCGGTCCTGGCTACAATGCCACCATGCGATGGGTGAACACGCAGGTCAAAGATCCTGTGAAGAATTTTACT ACCGATTGGAATGATGGACGTGTCATGTGCGAAATCATTAAGGGACTGGGCGGCTCGGCGCCAGCGCCGGAAAAGCTCAGCACAGATCCCTTCCACTACGAGAACAACATACGGAAGGCGGTGGATGCTGGGGCCAAACTGGGCGTACAGCCCATACTCACAGCCAAGGACATGGCCACCCCGGAAGTGGAGCATCTGGGCATCATGGCCTACGCGGCCAATCTGCAGTGGGTGCCCCCACGTCCGCCGTTGTCCGACCTGGTCAACGTTTATTTGGAGAGTACTTCCGGACGGGTGGGCGAGCCG ACGCATTTCCGCATCGATGTAATGTCGCGGGACATCAGCCTGAGCTCGGTGCGCTGCCATGTGGTGCCGCCTTCCGGCCAGCCCGGTCAGACGGTGCGCCCGAATGCCCATGGCGAAGGAGTCTACGTGCCGGAACGGTACGGCATGCACGAAATCGTGGTGGAGATTGGCGAGGACAGCCTGGGGGGCCACTTCTTCCGCGTCCTGCCCCGCCAGCTGCAGGTGGCCCCGCCCGGCATGGCCCCCTGTGCCCTGGGCAGCCTCGTCGAAGTGCTGGTCAATGCCACGGGAGCGCCCAAAACGGAGGACATCCTCGTTACAGCCGTCTCCCCCACGGGCATCTCCCACAACTGTCCGCTGAAGAAGATCGACGAGGGACACAGTGCCATATTTAAGCCGGATGAGGCTGGCATCTGGGAGATAGCCATCACCTACCAGGGCAGGCACATCCAGGGCGGACCCTTCACCTGCGCGGTGTTCGATGCCTCCGGCGTTTCCGTTCACGGCCTCGATGGAGCCATGCCCCTGCGTGCCCACACCTTCGAGGTGGATGCCCGCGGCGTGGGCGTCTCCGGCGAACTGCACGTGGACATTGTCCACGACAAGCATTCGCTGGTGTGTTCCGTGGAGAAGATCGTCGAGAACAAGTACCGAGTGACCTTTATGCCGCGCCAGAATGGCAAGTACCGCGTCTACATCTACTTCAATGGCTACGATGTCAAGGGATCGCCCTTCAT CATGCGCGTGGGCACCAAGGGACGATCGGGGAAGACGCGCAGCAGCCCGCTGCACGAGAGCAAGCACCGCTCGGAGAGTCCATCGATGCATTTCATCTCGACGACGAATGCACGGCACAACGACTACCGCAACGCTTCCTTGTCGCGCCACAATACGGCCGAGCGGACCAACAGCTACTCGCCGCAGTACTCGCCCAAGCTGGACACAACAGACTAccacagctccagctccaggtaCTATAAGCGGGAGAGCGAG GAGAACCACACATCCACACCTCCGCCCCCCCCGATCAGCGGTTCACCGACGGTGAAGTACCTGAACTCAGCGGACCTCTACACGGAGAGCCCCACTGGCGGGCGTCGCGACTCGAAGACCTCCAACAGCAGCTCCATCAAGAACGATTACTACTACGACAAGGAGAACGAGCTGTACAGCCAGCGGCGCGGGGCGGCCAAGCCCAAGCTGACGCCTCCGCGTGAAGAGCGCGAgagccagagcagcagcagcaacagctacCAGCAGCGACACCAGCAGCTGACCAGCACAATGACCAGCTCGCTTAGCCCAATACCTAGTCCCACACTAAAT ACACGGTCCAGCGAGATGCACACCCAAAGTCCGCTGACCATCAAGACATCGAATCAGTTTGAGAGCTCCACGCGCAACCTCAGCGGCAGCCCCCGGCACGCCTCCGTTTCGCCTGTGCAGCGCTACTCTCCGAATAGCGCCTACATCACGACGGCCACACATCGCATGGGCAGTCCGGTGACCAGCACTTTGAACAAG AATGGCTATGAGACAACGCGAACCGTGGAGAAGTCCAGCTCCTCGACTTACAAGTCATCCTCGAACTACGTCACGGACTCCAATGTGCGGGCAAGTCCCTCGCTCTATGGTACAGCGGAAAGACTACGTCGTACTGGCTCCCCGGAGCCGCGCATCGATCACTCCTCCAACGTGAGGGTGTCCTCCATGAAGCCGGCATCGGCCAGGCGCGACAGCTGGGACGTGATCAACAAGACGAAGCACATGCTCTCTCACAATTCGCTCGAATCGCTGGCGAACATGACCGAGACGCAGCTAAACACTGAACTCCAATACAATCGCCCAGATCTGGACCACGAGACGCACCGGAACACGCAATACAACAAATTCGCCTTAcacaaacagcagcaacagcaacagcaacagcagcaacagtcgGATTACCGTCGTGACTCGCCCGACAATGCAGAGCGCTATAA ACCCAGTGCCATCACAGTCAAGTCACACTCGAACAACACGTACACGGACAAGTCTGGCGGCTACACAAAGACCGTCAAGGAGTCCAGCGAACATGTGGTCACCGAGAGCAATGGACATGGTCCCTTGCCTTCTCCCGGCTATGGCTACAGTTCGTTGTCGAGATTTCGGCCCATAGACGGCAATGCGACTGGTGCTAGGGCCATACGAGTGCAGGATATACCAAATGGCTCCATTGGCCGGCCCGTTGAGTTCGAGATCGACGGATCGAAGGCCGGCTCTGGCAACCTGGAGATTCTGGTCAACGGCGGACGTGTCACCTCCTCGGTGCGCTCGCTGGGCGGACAAAGATTCATTGCCAGTTTCACACCGCACGAGCATGGAACGCACACTGTGCAGATCACCTTCAATGGCGAAACGGTTTCAG GTTCACCGTGGCACGCTGAAATCATGTCCTCACCCGGCCTAACCGCTCTGGGCGAATCCACACGCCTTGTGCCCGCCAATACGCCGGCGGTTTTTGAGATACTGCCGCCTCCTGGACAAAGCCTGAGCAAGGGCGAGTGCGTGGCAACGGTTTTGACTCCCAACAAGTCAAAGCTGAACGCCAGAGTCACCCATGAGGCGGCAAATGGTGCTGCACGCATCGAGTTCGTCCCCACGGAAGTGGGAACGCACGTCATCGATGCGTCCATCAATGGCACGAAGATAGCTGGTGGCCCTCTGATCGCCAAGGTCTACGACTCCAGTCTGATCCAAGTGACCGAAGTAAATGGCGGAGTGGTCGGCCAGCCGTGCCAGTTCCGCGTGGACGCGAGTGCCGCGGGCGAGGGACAGCTGGAGATATCCATCAATGAGGGTGAAGTCCCCAATCATGTCCAGGTGGTGGGCGGCGGTCGCTGCCTGGTCTCTTTCACGCCGGAGCAGGCCAAGTCCCACCTGATAGACATAAAGTTCAATGGCGAAACGGTGCGCGGCTGTCCCTTCGTCTGCGCCGTGGCGGACACCTCTCGCGTCCTGCTCAATCTCTCCAACCTGGAGCTGATCCCCGTCAACCGGCCCTCCTCCTTCCACATAACCGTCAGCGGAGGCGGGGCCGCCGAGCTGGCCGTCAGCGTGCGCGGTCCCCTCGGGGAGTTGCCCGTTCGTGTCACGGGAGATATCCATGCCGGATTTACGGCCGAATTTACGCCCACCAGCGTCGGCGGGCACTCGATAAATGTGGAGTACAATGGCTTCGCCGTCCAGGGCACACCCTTCCTGGCCAAGTCGTACGACGCCAGCAAGGTGGTCGTGGGCAGCGTCTCCCGCGGCACAATGGGTCGACCCGTGCAGTTTACTGTCGATGCGGGCGATGCCGGTGAGGGCAACTTGGAGATAACCATTTCGGCCAAGGGACAGAACATTCCCACGCAGGTGCATCCGCAGGGCAGTGCAAG ATTCTCCGTTTCGTTTGTGCCCACCGAGTCGTGCGAGCATACGATTAACGTGTCCTTCAACAAAATGCCCGTCCCCGGGTGCCCCATAACGGTCAGCATCAGCGGGGGCGTGGCCGGGCCCCAAGTGTCGCTCGGCGGACCCGGACCCGTGCATCAGACCAATTCTTTTGTAATCAATCACAATGGCGGCCGTTTGGAAGACATTGAGGTCAATGTGGAAG GACCTGCTGGCCAGTCAGTTCCTGCCCAGGTACATCAGTCCGCTGAGGGCGTCTTCAAGGCCGAGTTTGTGCCCCGCGTCGTGGGCGAGCATCGCGTCAATGTCACGGTCAATGGATTGGCCACCGCCGGTAGTCCCTATGCAGCGAAG GTCTACGATGTCAGCGCCATCAAGGTGAAGAATGTAAGCAGTGGAACAGTCGGCAAGCCCGTCACCTTTCTGGTGGAGACCTCCCAGGCGGGTCCCGGAAATTTGGAGGTGACTGTGAATGGCGGCCGAGTACCGACCTCGGCTCAGGCCCAAGGACAGCACACCTATGCAATTAGTTTCACGCCCCGTGAGGCCGAAAGCCACACCGTGGAGCTGCGGTTCAACAGCCAGGATGTGCCTGGGTCTCCGTTCACCTGCCGCGTGGCCGCCGCAGCTCGCATCCAATCCCCAGAGACGATGGACAAGGTGAGCGTTGGAAGGCTCTTCGAATTTGTGGTGGAATCGGACACCAAACCCACCGTTGAAGTGCTGGGACCCGCCCGACGCAGTGTTCCAGTCAAGATCGACCCCTTGGGCTCCTCCGCCCTGGGCTACAACGTGAAGTTCGAGCCCATGGAAGTGGGCGATCATTCGGTGGAGGTTCGCCTGCCCGGCGGTGGCCATGTTGAAGGAAGCCCCTTCCTCTTGAAGGCCTATTCTGCGGAAAAGGTGATTGTCACGGACATCCGAGCCGGTGTGGTCAACAAGAGCGTCAGCTTTGGAATCAATGCCTCCCAGGCGGGAGCTGGCAATCTGGAGATCATTGTGGCCGTCAATGGCAAGAATGTACCCAACTTTGTCCAATCCGAGGGCAATGCTCGCTTCAAGGTGAACTTCAAGCCAACGGAGGCGGCTTCCCACTCGCTCTCGGTACGCTTCAATGGCCATCCCGTGCCGGGATCGCCCTTCAGCTGCCACATTGCAGCTGCGGCCGCTTCGCCATCTATGGGACTACCGCGTGCCATGGCTATGGGAGAGTGCCTCAAGCAGGCGGCCGTCAAGATGGACAACACCTTCGAGCTGGAAGGCTTCGAGGGAGTGGAGCCACAGATCTTTGTCACCTCTCCATCGGGTGACAACGAACATTGCCAGATGAGCCAGCACGATGGTGGCAGCTACTCCGCCTCCTTCCGGCCCAGCACTGTGGGTCGTCACCTGATCAGCGTGACCGCGAATGACCAGCACATCAACGGTTCGCCCTTCAGCTGCAATGTCTTCGATGTTTCGCGTGTCAGCATTAGCGGACTGGAGCAGCAGTATGGTCCGGCCACACTGGGAGTACCTGTGACATTCAGTGTGGATGCAGCCGGAGCTGGCGAGGGCACCTTGGAGCTGGTAGTCTCCACCGACAGCAGCACAGTCAAGGCCGAGGTGGTGGCCTGTGCCCGAGGCCTGTACGACGTGACATTTGTGCCACAGAGCACGGAGCCGCACTACGTGAACATCACCTTCAACGAGGTGGCCGTCGATGGCAGTCCCTTCCGCGTGGACATCCAGCAGCACACGCAGCACATACAGATTGGCAGCCTGGCCGCCATTGACTTCCCAGCCGATGATCAGATCGTGGAGATCATATCCCCCGATCAGAAGTCCGTGCCGTACACAATCAATCGACAGACGGCAGAGTTCCGCACCCATGTGACTGGAAACTACACGCTGCGCTTCATCGATCGGGAGACGCGTCAGCACATTGGATCGCGCACCCTCTGCGCCTTCGATCCAATGCTCGTCAAGATCACAGAAGTGGGGGAGGCATTCTGCCATCGCCCGGCCAGCATTGGCGTCTCCCTGAACGAGGCCGGTCAAGGGGACCTTTCTGCCCTTGTCCGTTGCGGAGCGACCGAAGTCCCACACACCATCCGCGGACCCAACAAGGCCGGCGTCTATGAGATCGTCTATCAGCCAACCCGTGTGGCTCCCCACAAGATCAGCATCCTCTTCAACGACGTACCAATCTCGTTAAAGCCCCTGGAAATCAACGTGCTGCCGGCCAGTGCCGGGAAGGAGATCAGCGTCAGCGGTTTGGGTCTCTACCAGGCGAGAGTGGGCAAGACCACGTCCTTTGCTATTGATACCGTGAAGAGGCCGGCGAGGGAGTTCGATGTGGTGGTGTCGGGCCCAGGAGGACAGGCGCTGCCCGTCCGCTGCTACCAGACCAAGAACGGACATCTTCAGGCGGAATTCAGCATCAACAAGCCGGGCCAATGCGTGATTG AGGTACTTCATCAATCAAAGCCGCTGCCAGGCAGTCCCTTCACCTGTGAGTCCTTCGACAGCAGCAAGGTCAGCATCCAAGGCGTCACCAAGGAATCACTAGCACTGCACAGCCCCAACAGCTTCACCGTGCGCACGGACAATGCCGGAACAGCCGAGCTGGAGGCGTTCGCCATCTCGCCCAGCAACCAGAGCCTGCCCGTGCTCATTAACGAGCAGTCGGAAGGCCTATACAACGTGGAGTTTGTGCCCTCCCAGCCAGGAAACTACAAGCTCACGCTGATGTACGGCGGGGAGACGATTCCCAGTTCGCCCCTGAACTTTACCGCCTCGGCCAGTGGCATGAGGAACGATGCCAGGGCAGCTGGTCATGGGTTGGAGGTGTGTCATCGGAACAAGGAGGCTTCGTTTGTGGTCTACTGTCCCATTGCTCCGAATGTGCAGATCGAACGACTGGACGAGTATGGAGAACGCATTGAGCCAAAGATCAAGGCTTTGGGCAATAACGAGTGGCGCATCTCCTACGTAATCCTCTCGGTTGGCAAATACGAGATCCGAGCCAGCTGCCCCAATCGAGGCAGCCTGCCCGGTTCGCCCTGGCACATCTCCTGCGTGGAGTCCAACAAGGTCACGCCAGTGGGTGGCTGGGGCACGCTGGTTGACCATGACGGACGGTTGATTCTACCCGCCCGCATCATTTTCGAGGTGGATAATGCGGGACCTGGCAAGCTGGTCTGCAGCATCGATGGTATCGAGATACCCGTGGACCAGATGTCTGATGGAAAGATGTGCCTCAACATCACTGGAGAGAATCTGGCTGCGGGGGAGCACGATCTGGACCTGACCTGGAGCGGACTGACCATCACCCAATGTCCGAGAAGCGCCTTTGTCACAGGACAACAAGCTGCGGATAAGGTTCAGCTGATGGGCCGTGGTCTGGCAGCGGCACAGGCAGGCGAGGCGGCTCACTTCACTATCGATGCCTCGAATGCGCCGGCTGGCAGGCCAGAGGTAGTCCTATGCACCAGCCAGGACAACACATCGCTGGCCGTCAGCCTGGCGCAGCCCCGTCCCAGCGAAAACATATGGCTGGCCTCGTACACGCCGCAGAAGTCGACCACGGGCACACTTACTCTATCCGTTAAGTGGAACGGCCGATTGGTCAAGGGCTGTCCGCTCACAGTGGCTGTGGGCTCCTCCATGGATGCCTCCAAGGTGATTGCTTCCGGCGAGGGCCTGCGCCACGGTATTGTAGGCAAGGATATCAAGTCGTGGATTGACACCAGGCGAGCAGGTCCTGGCGAACTAACCGCCCACTGTGCCGGTGTCCGCAAGGTGGCCTACTGCGAGCTCTACGACCACGGAGATGCCACATTCACCCTGAACATCAAGCCGCAGGAACCGGGTCGTCATCTGCTGACCATCAAGTATGGCGGGCAAAATGTGCCCGGCTCTCCATTTGCTTTAAAAGTGGCCGGAGCACCAGACGCCAGCAAG GTTCGCGTTTATGGCCCGGGCATAGAGCACGGTGTACTGGCCACCTTCCAGTCCCGTTTCATCTGCGACACACGTGGCGCCGGAGCAGGACAGCTGACAGTTCGCGTACGCGGTCCCAAGGGCGCCTTCCGCGTGGAAATGCAGCGCGAGAGCCAAAAAGATCGCACCATCCTGTGCAAG TACGATCCAACCGAGCCCGGCGACTATCGCGTCGAGGTCAAGTGGGCGGGCGAGTTCGTACCGGGATCGCCCTTCCCCGTCATGATCTTCGACACTGAGGAGGAGTTACGAAGGTTCTTGCAGGGCATATGA